A section of the Roseivirga sp. BDSF3-8 genome encodes:
- a CDS encoding oxidoreductase, which yields MTNGKTALIAGSTGLIGGHLLLQLLDDPAYSQVISLTRRPTSEAHPKLKEVIVDFDNLEQAGDDLKADHVFCCLGTTRKKAGSKEAFHKVDYHYVVELARQCIRLGASRFLVVSALGANRTSSVFYNQVKGEMEYTITHLDDYKGVYIFRPSLLLGDRNEKRTGERIAQWFATTFSFLFKGGLKKYQAIEGHKVATAMRQVAKSDLQGVCIFESNEIEEEVGNLRTSGTDL from the coding sequence ATGACAAATGGCAAAACTGCACTCATTGCCGGTAGCACCGGCTTAATTGGCGGCCATCTGCTGCTACAGCTACTGGATGATCCTGCGTACAGCCAGGTCATATCCCTTACCCGGAGGCCTACCAGTGAGGCCCATCCGAAGTTGAAGGAGGTAATCGTGGATTTCGATAATCTGGAGCAGGCTGGCGATGACCTGAAAGCGGATCATGTATTCTGCTGCCTGGGCACCACGCGCAAAAAAGCAGGCTCTAAAGAGGCCTTTCATAAGGTAGACTATCACTATGTGGTAGAACTGGCCAGGCAGTGTATACGATTAGGCGCCAGCCGCTTCCTGGTCGTTTCAGCACTAGGTGCCAACCGCACCAGTTCAGTGTTTTATAACCAGGTTAAGGGAGAGATGGAATATACTATTACTCACCTGGACGACTATAAAGGGGTGTATATTTTCCGGCCCTCACTACTGCTGGGTGACCGTAACGAAAAACGAACCGGCGAGCGTATTGCTCAATGGTTTGCCACCACATTTTCATTTCTGTTTAAAGGTGGCCTCAAAAAATACCAGGCAATAGAAGGGCATAAGGTAGCGACTGCGATGAGGCAGGTGGCTAAAAGTGACCTGCAAGGGGTTTGTATCTTTGAATCTAACGAAATAGAAGAAGAGGTCGGAAACTTACGGACTTCTGGCACGGACTTATAA
- the dtd gene encoding D-aminoacyl-tRNA deacylase: protein MIAVIQRVTEASVTIEGIEKSAIGPGMLVLLGIEEADDKEDIEWLSRKIVNLRIFNDEEGVMNKSLKDVDGEMIVVSQFTLHASTKKGNRPSYIKAAKPDVAIPLYEQMVARLEKDGGKRVQTGEFGADMKVRLLNDGPVTIIIDTKDKK from the coding sequence ATGATCGCCGTCATACAGCGGGTGACGGAGGCCTCCGTTACCATTGAGGGGATAGAAAAAAGCGCGATCGGCCCCGGCATGCTGGTGCTGCTGGGTATTGAAGAGGCTGACGACAAGGAGGACATTGAGTGGCTCTCCCGCAAGATTGTGAACCTGCGCATATTTAATGATGAAGAGGGGGTGATGAATAAGAGCCTTAAGGATGTAGACGGGGAGATGATTGTGGTGAGCCAGTTTACCCTCCATGCCAGTACCAAAAAGGGTAACCGGCCCAGCTATATCAAAGCGGCTAAGCCGGATGTAGCCATTCCGCTTTATGAACAAATGGTGGCGCGCCTGGAGAAGGACGGGGGCAAGAGGGTACAGACCGGAGAGTTTGGTGCAGACATGAAAGTACGCCTGTTAAATGACGGGCCTGTGACGATCATT